One window from the genome of Methyloradius palustris encodes:
- a CDS encoding ROK family protein produces MLIGIDIGGTNLRIGVVDGLQVIHERRMHADFSGLCAENAPDIAWQKIIQITSQYLLEVLAAYPQVSAIGIGFPGFIDPVTGKVKQSPNLPGLLDVDLAGDLSRAIGKPVIVENDALAAAYGEFRLSDKPTENMIYLGLGTGVGGGLIYHNQPFPGQHGFAMEVGHIIFEPNGRPCGCGNHGCMEQYASASGVVHSYHATTGLTLTTGEIALHANAGDEAAIAAFDLAGESLATVLAHILKVVDVGQTIIGGGLINAWPLMQSSFFHTLAQDLIPVLRDKVAVTISTTGDIAGIVGAALLAEQKS; encoded by the coding sequence ATGCTGATTGGGATTGATATAGGCGGGACTAATCTGCGGATTGGCGTGGTAGATGGGCTGCAGGTCATTCATGAAAGGCGCATGCATGCTGATTTTTCAGGGCTTTGTGCTGAAAATGCGCCTGACATTGCCTGGCAAAAAATCATACAAATAACCAGTCAGTACCTGCTTGAAGTATTAGCAGCGTACCCGCAAGTTAGTGCGATAGGGATTGGTTTTCCTGGTTTCATAGACCCTGTAACAGGCAAGGTAAAGCAGTCACCTAATTTGCCTGGCTTGCTTGACGTTGATCTTGCTGGTGATTTATCCCGCGCGATTGGTAAGCCTGTGATTGTGGAGAACGATGCTTTAGCCGCTGCTTATGGCGAGTTTCGTTTATCTGATAAGCCCACCGAAAATATGATCTATCTTGGCTTAGGCACTGGCGTTGGTGGTGGTCTCATTTACCACAATCAGCCATTTCCTGGTCAGCATGGCTTTGCCATGGAAGTAGGGCACATCATTTTTGAGCCGAATGGTCGGCCTTGTGGCTGCGGCAATCATGGCTGCATGGAGCAATATGCTTCAGCTTCAGGTGTTGTGCATAGCTATCACGCAACTACAGGGCTTACGCTCACCACTGGCGAGATTGCACTGCATGCTAATGCTGGTGATGAAGCTGCGATTGCTGCTTTTGATTTAGCTGGGGAATCACTAGCCACTGTGTTGGCACACATTCTTAAAGTGGTGGATGTTGGTCAAACCATTATTGGTGGCGGATTAATCAATGCCTGGCCACTCATGCAATCAAGTTTTTTTCATACCTTGGCGCAGGACTTAATCCCTGTATTGCGAGATAAAGTCGCAGTCACTATTTCTACTACAGGCGATATTGCTGGTATCGTAGGCGCAGCTTTATTAGCCGAGCAGAAATCCTAA